A stretch of the Haloplanus aerogenes genome encodes the following:
- the prf1 gene encoding peptide chain release factor aRF-1: MSTDTQEADDDRRKYEFRKVIEDLKEYEGSGTQLVTIYIPPDKQISDVVAHVTQEHSEASNIKSKQTRTNVQDALTSIKDRLRYYDTFPPDNGLVIFSGAVDSGGGQTDMVTKVLESPPDPIQSFRYHCDSDFLTEPLEEMLTDKGLFGLIVLDRREANVGWLKGKRVEPVKSASSLVPGKQRKGGQSAQRFARLRLEAIDNFYQEVAEMANDLFVAERHDLDGILVGGPSPTKDEFLDGDYLHHELQDKVVGKFDVSYTDESGLYDLVDAAQDVLADQEIMKDKVEMEEFFENLHTGDLATYGFEQTRRNLVMGSVDRLLISEDLRKDVVVYDCEGGEEFEVVDRRHATPDHRCSDGSEAEVKEREDVIEHLMTIAEQRGTETKFISTDFEKGEQLYDAFGGVAGILRYSTGI; this comes from the coding sequence ATGAGTACCGACACGCAGGAAGCCGACGACGACCGTCGGAAATACGAGTTCCGGAAGGTCATCGAGGACCTGAAGGAGTACGAGGGCTCCGGCACCCAACTCGTCACTATCTACATCCCGCCGGACAAGCAGATATCGGACGTCGTCGCCCACGTCACGCAGGAACACTCGGAGGCGAGTAACATCAAGTCCAAGCAGACCCGGACGAACGTGCAGGACGCGCTGACGAGCATCAAGGACCGCCTCCGCTACTACGACACCTTCCCCCCCGACAACGGCCTGGTCATCTTCAGCGGCGCCGTCGATTCCGGCGGCGGACAGACGGATATGGTGACCAAGGTGCTGGAGAGCCCCCCGGACCCTATCCAGTCGTTCCGCTACCACTGCGACTCCGACTTCCTCACCGAGCCGCTGGAGGAGATGCTGACCGACAAGGGCCTGTTCGGCCTGATCGTCCTCGACCGCCGCGAGGCGAACGTCGGCTGGCTCAAAGGCAAGCGCGTCGAACCCGTCAAGTCCGCCTCCTCGCTCGTCCCCGGCAAGCAGCGGAAAGGTGGTCAGTCCGCCCAGCGGTTCGCCCGCCTCCGACTCGAAGCCATCGACAACTTCTATCAGGAGGTTGCGGAGATGGCCAACGACCTGTTCGTCGCCGAGCGCCACGACCTGGACGGCATCCTCGTCGGCGGCCCCTCGCCGACCAAAGACGAATTCCTCGACGGCGACTACCTCCACCACGAACTCCAGGACAAGGTCGTCGGTAAGTTCGACGTCTCCTACACCGACGAGTCCGGGCTCTACGACTTGGTCGACGCCGCACAGGACGTCCTCGCCGACCAGGAGATAATGAAGGACAAGGTGGAGATGGAGGAGTTCTTCGAGAACCTCCACACCGGTGACCTCGCCACCTACGGGTTCGAGCAGACGCGTCGGAACCTCGTCATGGGCTCCGTCGACCGTCTGCTCATCAGCGAGGACCTCCGCAAGGACGTGGTGGTCTACGACTGCGAGGGGGGAGAGGAGTTCGAGGTGGTCGACCGCCGCCACGCCACACCCGACCACCGGTGTTCCGACGGAAGTGAGGCCGAAGTGAAAGAGCGCGAGGACGTGATCGAACACCTCATGACCATCGCGGAACAGCGCGGCACCGAGACGAAGTTCATCAGCACCGACTTCGAGAAGGGCGAGCAACTGTACGACGCCTTCGGCGGCGTCGCCGGCATTCTGCGGTACTCGACCGGCATCTAA
- a CDS encoding glycosyltransferase family 87 protein: MSLLRQLLALRDERPYFVAVSLIALVALGTYPAVDWYLRALDIAPRFGFWDFGAYSSAMERWTAGESLYVQNDDGGYHGSYLYPPVALLAFAPFLLTLPFRPAVLLWTAVTVGLLWLAIQRLVTALGGSFHPTERLALLLLVVGFHPLLLSVKLGQTAGALGALLTFAASASLRGRGYLSGALTACCGVIKLPYAPAGAHLLDSRDRFLGAVTGGFGLLLLSVLVFGVDAHRTFVEVLTWGINEGSNARSPTIWLPPYYRPLYNVPYSLAIRILASLAIVVGVLRAKGTVREVTALGFAAVPLLAPLTYAYYFVAALPAVVLLIAAELDRPGGRPVVPVVGLLLLQFHSYGLRGLGATAPEWIPAVLLQPGLYGNLLIVGLAGARVAAAGGPLTVRSLTSAAGRRGD; this comes from the coding sequence ATGTCCCTCCTGCGTCAGCTTCTCGCCCTCCGCGACGAGCGACCCTACTTCGTCGCCGTCTCCCTGATCGCACTGGTTGCCCTCGGGACGTACCCCGCCGTCGACTGGTATCTCCGCGCGCTCGATATCGCCCCCCGATTCGGCTTCTGGGATTTCGGCGCCTACTCCTCCGCCATGGAGCGCTGGACCGCCGGCGAGTCCCTGTACGTCCAGAACGACGACGGCGGCTACCACGGCAGCTACCTCTACCCACCGGTCGCGTTGCTCGCCTTTGCCCCCTTCCTCCTCACGCTCCCGTTCCGCCCCGCCGTCCTCCTGTGGACCGCCGTCACCGTCGGACTTCTCTGGCTCGCGATCCAGCGACTCGTCACCGCCCTCGGCGGCTCCTTTCATCCCACGGAACGCCTCGCGCTTCTCCTCCTCGTCGTCGGCTTCCACCCCCTCCTCCTCTCGGTGAAACTCGGCCAGACGGCGGGGGCGCTCGGTGCCCTCCTCACCTTCGCGGCGTCGGCGTCGCTCCGCGGCCGGGGCTACCTGAGCGGCGCCCTCACCGCCTGCTGTGGCGTGATCAAACTCCCGTACGCGCCCGCCGGCGCCCACCTCCTCGACAGTCGTGATCGCTTCCTCGGCGCCGTCACCGGTGGTTTCGGCCTCCTCCTGCTCTCCGTCCTCGTCTTCGGCGTCGACGCCCACCGCACCTTCGTCGAGGTGCTCACGTGGGGGATCAACGAGGGGAGCAACGCCCGGTCGCCGACCATCTGGCTCCCACCCTACTACCGGCCGCTGTACAACGTGCCGTACTCGCTGGCTATCCGAATCCTCGCCAGCCTCGCCATCGTCGTCGGCGTCCTGCGAGCCAAGGGGACCGTTCGCGAGGTGACCGCGCTCGGCTTCGCGGCCGTGCCCCTGCTCGCGCCGCTCACCTACGCCTACTACTTCGTCGCTGCCCTGCCGGCGGTCGTCCTCCTGATCGCGGCGGAACTCGACCGGCCCGGCGGCCGGCCGGTCGTTCCGGTCGTCGGCCTCCTCCTCCTGCAGTTCCACTCGTACGGGCTCCGGGGACTCGGCGCCACTGCACCCGAGTGGATTCCGGCCGTCCTCCTCCAGCCCGGCCTCTACGGCAACCTCCTCATCGTCGGCCTCGCGGGCGCCCGCGTCGCCGCCGCGGGCGGCCCGCTCACCGTCCGCTCGCTCACGTCGGCCGCCGGCCGCCGCGGCGACTAG
- a CDS encoding DUF6276 family protein, with the protein MVCEACGGDTVAFAVPADLREYAPESSAHAAICSTCLRTHAVSDAPAEPTFEAVHESFPSGEAGAAFALALGLLDSLALRRDAIDDCCSYAERAGADVLLTLDRLAGADSLDSHFDIERRRHQLAEMLR; encoded by the coding sequence ATGGTCTGCGAGGCCTGCGGCGGAGACACGGTCGCGTTCGCCGTCCCGGCCGACCTACGCGAGTACGCGCCCGAATCGAGCGCGCACGCCGCAATCTGTTCTACCTGTCTTCGCACCCACGCCGTCAGCGACGCCCCGGCCGAGCCGACGTTCGAGGCCGTCCACGAATCGTTCCCGAGCGGTGAGGCGGGCGCGGCGTTCGCGCTTGCACTCGGTCTCCTCGACTCGCTGGCGCTCCGCCGCGACGCCATCGACGACTGCTGCTCGTACGCCGAACGCGCGGGCGCGGACGTGTTGCTGACGCTGGATCGGTTGGCTGGCGCGGACAGTCTCGACTCACACTTCGATATCGAACGACGCCGACATCAGTTAGCGGAGATGCTTCGCTAG
- a CDS encoding V-type ATP synthase subunit D, protein MAEDVKPTRKNLMAIEDRIELSERGHDTLEQKRDGLIMEFMDILDQAQDIRADLDENYQIAQRKINMARAMEGDVAVRGAAAALKEHPEITTQSKNIMGVVVPQIESSRVRKSLDQRGYGLLGSSGRIDETADAYEELLESIILAAEVETAMKKMLTEIETTKRRVNALEFKLLPDLHENKEYIEQKLEEQEREEIFRLKKIKAKKEEEEKAEAEAEADTPEVVTADD, encoded by the coding sequence ATGGCCGAGGACGTCAAACCCACGCGCAAGAACCTCATGGCGATAGAGGATCGGATCGAACTCTCCGAGCGGGGCCACGACACGCTCGAACAGAAGCGAGACGGCCTCATCATGGAGTTCATGGACATTCTGGATCAGGCCCAGGACATCCGCGCCGACCTCGACGAGAACTACCAGATCGCCCAGCGCAAGATCAACATGGCGCGGGCGATGGAAGGCGACGTGGCCGTCCGCGGCGCGGCCGCCGCGCTCAAAGAGCACCCCGAGATCACGACTCAGTCGAAGAACATCATGGGCGTGGTCGTCCCGCAGATCGAGTCCTCGCGGGTCAGGAAGAGCCTCGATCAGCGTGGCTACGGCCTGCTCGGCTCCTCCGGCCGCATCGACGAGACCGCCGACGCCTACGAAGAGCTTCTGGAGTCTATCATCCTCGCCGCCGAGGTGGAGACGGCGATGAAGAAGATGCTGACCGAGATCGAGACGACCAAGCGCCGCGTCAACGCCCTCGAGTTCAAACTCCTGCCCGACCTCCACGAGAACAAGGAGTACATCGAGCAGAAACTGGAGGAGCAGGAGCGCGAGGAGATCTTCCGCCTGAAGAAGATCAAAGCGAAAAAAGAAGAAGAGGAGAAGGCAGAAGCGGAAGCGGAAGCCGACACGCCCGAAGTCGTCACGGCCGACGACTAG
- a CDS encoding Brp/Blh family beta-carotene 15,15'-dioxygenase, translating into MHERDRVSVGVPRKRDPELAALMHAVGCRPAWLTLTLVALGSVAMTASGLDLALPLWLRYLPLAASLVLFGLPHGAVDHLAPARAAGEPITVRWLGVVGTLYLLLGGAYAALWVVAPIASAALFVALTWLHWGQGDLYALDALGSSHLDSTGVRAGTVLVRGGLPMLVPLLRYPERYRAVVDAWVALFGRELHAAWLFTPDTRLAVGLAFAALSVGTLAAGYRADDRGWRRDAAETWLLWAYFLVVPPLIAVGVYFCVWHSLRHVGRLMGVDDGARTAFARRGTVAALLRTGRDAAPLTAVSIILLVGVGVAAGVDTDPRVLAALYLVFIAVLTLPHVAVVTWMDRAEGAGLG; encoded by the coding sequence ATGCACGAACGCGACCGCGTCTCGGTCGGCGTGCCGCGGAAACGCGACCCGGAACTGGCGGCGCTGATGCACGCGGTGGGCTGTCGGCCCGCGTGGCTCACCCTCACCCTCGTCGCGCTGGGGTCGGTCGCCATGACGGCGAGCGGTCTCGACCTCGCCCTGCCGCTGTGGCTCCGGTATCTCCCGCTCGCAGCGAGTCTCGTTCTCTTCGGCCTGCCCCACGGTGCGGTGGATCACCTCGCCCCCGCGCGCGCCGCCGGAGAGCCGATCACGGTCCGCTGGCTCGGCGTCGTCGGCACCCTCTATCTCCTGCTCGGCGGGGCGTACGCGGCGCTGTGGGTCGTCGCCCCCATCGCCTCGGCGGCGCTGTTCGTGGCGCTGACGTGGCTCCACTGGGGCCAAGGTGACCTCTACGCACTGGACGCGCTGGGGAGTTCGCATCTCGATAGCACGGGCGTGCGCGCGGGGACAGTGCTGGTGCGCGGCGGTCTGCCGATGCTCGTCCCCCTCCTGCGGTACCCGGAGCGGTACCGGGCCGTGGTGGACGCGTGGGTGGCGCTGTTCGGCCGGGAACTGCACGCGGCGTGGCTGTTCACCCCCGACACGCGTCTCGCTGTTGGGCTGGCGTTCGCGGCGCTGTCCGTCGGAACGCTCGCGGCGGGGTATCGGGCCGACGACCGGGGCTGGCGCCGAGATGCCGCCGAGACGTGGTTGCTGTGGGCGTACTTCCTCGTCGTCCCGCCGCTGATCGCGGTGGGCGTCTACTTCTGCGTGTGGCACTCGCTCCGGCACGTCGGACGGTTGATGGGGGTCGACGACGGCGCCCGGACGGCGTTCGCGCGGCGAGGGACGGTCGCGGCCCTCCTGCGGACGGGACGGGACGCCGCACCCCTGACCGCCGTCTCGATCATCCTGCTGGTCGGGGTGGGCGTCGCCGCCGGCGTCGACACCGATCCGCGGGTGCTGGCGGCGCTGTATCTGGTCTTCATCGCCGTGTTGACCCTGCCACACGTCGCGGTGGTGACGTGGATGGACCGGGCGGAGGGCGCAGGACTGGGGTAA
- a CDS encoding lycopene cyclase domain-containing protein — MTGPTYLQFHLAFLLPALMLMIATAFVSRARLRAIGRWHLGAGRTYWVGVAIITVVALVYTTPWDNYLIATGVWSYGEGSTLATLGYAPVEEYAFILVQPWLTALWLTHLSLPRGWTTPSRPLGSRVVAAALAVALGVVGWRLLGTAATFYLGAILAWAAPVLALQWAVGAPQLWARRRLVALGTLVPTTYLCVADRIAIEYGIWILSERYTTGVTVAGLPVEEATFFLVTNLFVVQGLVLYRWVLDWRGVGHGTDRSTPTRATDVDST, encoded by the coding sequence ATGACTGGCCCAACCTACCTGCAGTTCCACCTCGCCTTTCTCCTCCCCGCGCTGATGCTCATGATCGCGACGGCGTTCGTGAGCCGGGCGCGGCTCCGGGCGATCGGGCGCTGGCATCTCGGCGCCGGCCGAACGTACTGGGTGGGCGTCGCCATCATCACCGTCGTCGCCCTCGTGTACACGACGCCGTGGGACAACTACCTCATCGCGACGGGCGTCTGGTCGTACGGCGAGGGGAGCACGCTCGCGACCCTCGGATACGCGCCCGTCGAAGAGTACGCCTTCATCCTCGTCCAGCCGTGGCTGACGGCACTCTGGCTCACCCATCTCTCGCTCCCGCGCGGGTGGACGACGCCCTCGCGGCCGCTCGGCTCGCGGGTCGTTGCGGCGGCCCTCGCCGTCGCCCTCGGCGTCGTCGGGTGGCGACTGCTGGGGACCGCCGCCACGTTCTACCTCGGGGCGATTCTGGCGTGGGCGGCGCCGGTGCTGGCGCTCCAGTGGGCGGTCGGCGCGCCGCAGCTATGGGCGCGTCGGCGCCTCGTCGCTCTCGGGACGCTCGTGCCCACCACGTACCTCTGTGTCGCCGATCGCATCGCCATCGAGTACGGCATCTGGATACTCTCGGAGCGGTACACGACGGGGGTCACCGTCGCCGGCCTGCCCGTCGAGGAGGCGACGTTCTTCCTCGTGACGAACCTCTTCGTCGTGCAGGGACTGGTGCTCTACCGGTGGGTGCTCGACTGGCGGGGCGTGGGACACGGGACGGACCGCTCGACACCGACGAGGGCGACCGACGTGGACTCGACGTAG
- a CDS encoding bacteriorhodopsin, whose product MPQPGSEGIWLWIGTLGMFLGMLYFIARGWGETDERRQEFYIVTIFITAIAFVNYLAMALGFGLTMVTVGGEELPIYWARYTDWFFTTPLLLIDLGLLVGASRNELSSLVGLDMLMIGTGVVATLSAGPGVLTEGARRLVWWGVSTGFLLVLLYMLYGSLDEKASRLSGDAASTFSTLRTLIVVVWLIYPVWWVVGTEGLGMISLYIETAGFMVLDLVAKVGFGIILLSSRDVLDAAESPAAQPAD is encoded by the coding sequence ATGCCACAACCCGGTAGCGAAGGAATCTGGCTGTGGATCGGCACGCTCGGTATGTTCTTGGGGATGCTGTACTTCATCGCCAGGGGCTGGGGCGAAACGGACGAACGGCGCCAGGAGTTCTACATCGTTACCATATTCATCACCGCCATCGCGTTCGTGAACTATCTCGCGATGGCGCTCGGGTTCGGGTTGACGATGGTGACGGTCGGTGGCGAGGAGCTACCGATCTACTGGGCCCGGTACACGGACTGGTTTTTCACCACGCCGTTGCTGTTGATCGACCTCGGTTTACTCGTCGGGGCGAGTCGGAACGAACTGTCGTCGCTCGTCGGTCTGGACATGCTGATGATCGGTACTGGCGTCGTGGCGACGCTCTCGGCCGGCCCCGGCGTCCTCACCGAGGGAGCGCGGCGGCTGGTCTGGTGGGGCGTCTCCACCGGCTTCCTGCTCGTCCTCCTGTACATGCTGTACGGGTCGCTCGACGAAAAGGCCAGCCGGCTCTCGGGTGACGCCGCGTCGACGTTCAGCACGCTCCGGACGCTGATCGTCGTCGTCTGGCTGATCTACCCCGTGTGGTGGGTCGTCGGCACCGAAGGGCTGGGGATGATCTCGCTGTACATCGAGACGGCCGGCTTCATGGTGCTCGACCTGGTCGCGAAGGTCGGGTTCGGCATCATCCTGCTGTCGAGTCGCGACGTGCTCGACGCGGCGGAGTCGCCGGCCGCCCAGCCAGCCGACTGA